In Streptococcus uberis, a single window of DNA contains:
- a CDS encoding Mbeg1-like protein, whose amino-acid sequence MSKDNLTEFDRRLITGEGYSNYSPNDKVKVISKGERKDIGTVREVVTDDFGQKAYVIQSVDKKEVSVIYRGSEGPGTKGSAVDWLENDIPMADKIINGKKGVTPQLATSANTLNNVLANDDYKGADIVVYGHSLGSMDAQYALANVKDPSRIKGAYIYQGPNIYGTLSKEQQEKVDSMKYRIQNYVDEKDIIPIGYLPYGSTQAVGIVHHVDSKWSTFDPNITKTIGDQHLWGGYQYNADGSLKILDTTSQMETTYSEALDVTATGLYVYEQDKKKFQKSGKGISSHEKIFLDAEQATVIASGLVSTAETALEEIKSSAKAAVEEAEELWNTTKSMPFGITELTEAELAEAYAEGGVTYESIVTKTETHFDKKVAKAEELVTTYTTLKSDIQSGVETMLSKDSELAGDFKAWEA is encoded by the coding sequence ATGAGTAAAGATAATTTAACAGAATTTGACCGAAGACTAATTACTGGAGAAGGATATTCTAATTACTCACCGAATGATAAAGTGAAAGTTATTAGTAAAGGTGAAAGAAAAGATATTGGTACTGTCCGTGAAGTCGTTACTGATGACTTCGGTCAAAAAGCTTATGTTATTCAAAGTGTTGATAAAAAGGAAGTTTCTGTTATCTACAGAGGATCAGAAGGACCAGGTACGAAAGGCTCTGCTGTGGATTGGCTCGAAAATGATATTCCAATGGCAGATAAAATCATAAATGGGAAAAAGGGGGTTACACCTCAATTAGCTACATCTGCAAATACTCTAAACAATGTTTTAGCGAATGATGACTATAAAGGTGCAGACATTGTCGTTTATGGTCATTCATTAGGTTCAATGGATGCTCAATATGCTTTGGCTAATGTAAAAGATCCTTCACGTATTAAAGGGGCTTATATTTACCAAGGGCCAAATATCTATGGAACTCTTTCAAAAGAGCAACAAGAAAAAGTAGATAGTATGAAATACCGTATTCAGAATTACGTTGACGAGAAGGATATCATTCCAATTGGGTACTTACCATATGGAAGTACTCAAGCAGTAGGTATAGTACATCACGTTGATAGTAAATGGTCAACATTTGATCCTAATATAACCAAAACAATTGGTGATCAACATTTGTGGGGAGGGTATCAGTATAATGCTGATGGTTCCTTGAAAATATTAGATACGACATCCCAAATGGAGACAACCTATTCTGAAGCTCTTGATGTAACAGCCACAGGTTTATATGTCTACGAGCAAGACAAGAAAAAATTCCAAAAATCTGGCAAGGGTATAAGCTCACATGAAAAAATCTTCTTGGATGCTGAACAAGCTACAGTTATTGCAAGTGGTTTAGTCTCTACTGCTGAAACTGCCTTAGAAGAAATCAAATCATCTGCGAAAGCAGCTGTTGAAGAAGCTGAAGAACTTTGGAATACAACTAAAAGCATGCCTTTTGGTATTACAGAGCTTACGGAAGCAGAGTTGGCAGAAGCCTATGCAGAAGGTGGTGTCACCTATGAGAGCATAGTAACTAAAACAGAGACCCATTTTGATAAAAAAGTCGCTAAAGCAGAAGAATTGGTAACTACTTACACGACTTTGAAAAGTGATATTCAATCTGGTGTTGAAACCATGTTGTCTAAGGATAGTGAATTAGCAGGAGATTTTAAAGCATGGGAAGCATAG
- a CDS encoding WXG100 family type VII secretion target, producing the protein MSQIKLTPEELRTSAQKYTTGSQSITDVLTALTQEQAVIDENWDGTAFDSFEAQFNELSPKITQFAQLLEDINQQLLKVADVVEQTDSDIASQINR; encoded by the coding sequence ATGTCACAAATAAAATTAACACCAGAAGAACTTCGTACATCAGCGCAGAAATATACAACTGGCTCACAATCTATTACAGATGTGTTAACTGCTTTAACGCAAGAGCAAGCAGTTATTGATGAGAATTGGGATGGTACAGCATTTGATAGTTTTGAAGCACAGTTCAATGAACTGTCACCAAAAATCACACAATTTGCACAATTGTTAGAAGATATTAATCAACAATTGCTTAAAGTAGCAGATGTTGTTGAACAAACAGACTCTGATATTGCTTCACAGATTAATCGGTAA
- a CDS encoding DUF1310 family protein, with translation MNFKKIIYILLGLLIAVGILVGGHKLQEKREYDQMVEIVESKEAKLVFEKTIFNIEPKAFKDGAIIQKYKIDKDSIKHNPMGGINVTLIINNDKTLKIYSLLNRESDGKLVEEGGGYSKNLVRLLEKKNDSIK, from the coding sequence ATGAATTTTAAAAAGATTATATATATTCTTTTAGGGTTATTAATTGCAGTAGGTATTTTAGTAGGAGGACATAAATTGCAAGAAAAACGTGAATATGATCAGATGGTAGAAATTGTTGAAAGTAAAGAAGCAAAACTAGTTTTCGAAAAGACAATTTTTAATATAGAACCTAAAGCTTTTAAAGATGGAGCTATTATACAAAAGTATAAAATTGATAAAGATTCAATCAAACATAATCCTATGGGAGGGATAAATGTGACTTTAATTATTAATAATGACAAAACTTTAAAAATATATAGTTTACTAAATAGAGAAAGTGATGGTAAGTTAGTTGAAGAGGGTGGGGGATATTCAAAAAATCTTGTAAGGTTATTGGAGAAGAAAAATGACTCAATTAAGTGA
- a CDS encoding Mbeg1-like protein has product MTQLSDRDRIKIAKQEYEPYGVGDQMVAGSETVGTVREVITDDFGQKAYVIQSEDKKEVSVIYRGSEGPGTPGSKVDWLENDIPMADKIINGKKGVTPQLATSANTLNNVLANDDYKGADIVVYGHSLGSMDAQYALANVKDPSRIKGAYIYQGPNIYGTLSKEQQEKVDSMKYRIQNYVDEKDIIPIGYLPYGSTQAVGIVHHVDSKWSTFDPNITKTIGDQHLWGGYQYNADGSLKILDTTSQMETTYSEALDVTATGLYVYEQDKKKFQKSGKGISSHEKIFLDAEQATVIASGLVSTAETALEEIKSSAQTAVEEAEELWNTTKDMPFGITELTEAELAEAYAEGGVTYESIVTKTDTHFDKKVAKAEELVTTYTTLKSDIQSGVETMLSKDSELAGDFKAWEA; this is encoded by the coding sequence ATGACTCAATTAAGTGATCGTGATAGGATAAAGATAGCAAAACAAGAATATGAACCATATGGAGTTGGGGATCAAATGGTTGCTGGTTCAGAGACTGTAGGTACTGTCCGTGAAGTCATTACTGATGACTTCGGTCAAAAAGCTTATGTCATCCAGAGTGAGGATAAAAAAGAAGTATCAGTCATTTATAGAGGATCTGAGGGTCCAGGAACACCAGGATCAAAGGTTGATTGGCTCGAAAATGATATTCCAATGGCAGACAAAATCATAAATGGGAAAAAGGGGGTTACACCTCAATTAGCTACATCGGCAAATACTCTAAACAATGTTTTAGCGAATGATGACTATAAAGGTGCAGACATTGTCGTTTATGGTCATTCATTAGGTTCAATGGATGCTCAATATGCTTTGGCTAATGTAAAAGATCCTTCACGTATTAAAGGGGCTTATATTTACCAAGGGCCAAATATCTATGGAACTCTTTCAAAAGAGCAACAAGAAAAAGTAGATAGTATGAAATACCGTATTCAGAATTACGTTGACGAGAAGGATATCATACCAATTGGGTACTTACCATATGGAAGTACTCAAGCAGTAGGTATAGTACATCACGTTGATAGTAAATGGTCAACATTTGATCCTAATATAACCAAAACAATTGGTGATCAACATTTGTGGGGAGGGTATCAGTATAATGCTGATGGTTCTTTGAAAATATTAGATACGACATCCCAAATGGAGACAACCTATTCTGAAGCTCTTGATGTAACAGCCACAGGTTTATATGTCTACGAGCAAGACAAGAAAAAGTTCCAAAAATCTGGTAAAGGTATAAGTTCACATGAAAAAATCTTCTTGGATGCAGAACAAGCAACGGTTATTGCTAGTGGTTTAGTCTCTACTGCTGAAACAGCTTTAGAGGAAATCAAATCATCTGCACAAACAGCTGTTGAAGAAGCTGAAGAACTCTGGAACACTACTAAAGATATGCCCTTTGGGATAACAGAGCTTACGGAAGCAGAGTTGGCAGAAGCCTATGCAGAAGGTGGTGTTACCTATGAGAGCATAGTAACTAAAACAGATACCCATTTTGATAAGAAAGTCGCTAAAGCAGAAGAATTGGTAACCACTTACACGACTTTGAAAAGTGATATTCAATCTGGTGTTGAAACCATGTTGTCTAAGGATAGTGAATTAGCAGGGGATTTTAAAGCATGGGAAGCATAG
- a CDS encoding replication-associated recombination protein A — protein MPDNLALRMRPRTISEVIGQEHLVGEGKIIRRMVDANMLSSMILYGPPGIGKTSIASAIAGTTQYAFRTFNATTDSKKRLQEIAEEAKFSGGLVLLLDEIHRLDKTKQDFLLPLLENGNIIMIGATTENPFFSVTPAIRSRVQIFELEPLSNEAIKKAIATAIKDKERGYNFPIELDQDALDFIATATNGDLRSAYNSLDLAVMSTQANEAGLRHITLDTVENSLQRSYITMDKNGDGHYDVLSALQKSIRGSDVNASLHYAARLVEAGDLPSLARRLTVIAYEDIGLANPDAQIHTVTALDAAQKIGFPEARILIANVVVDLALSPKSNSAYQAMDAAISDLKKSGNLPIPRHLRDGHYSGSKELGNAQNYLYPHAYPEKWVKQQYLPDKLVGRHYFEANETGKYERALGANKARIDKLSQ, from the coding sequence ATGCCAGATAATCTAGCATTACGAATGAGACCGCGAACTATTTCCGAAGTGATTGGACAAGAACATCTTGTTGGGGAAGGCAAAATCATTCGCCGAATGGTGGATGCTAATATGTTGTCATCAATGATTCTTTACGGACCGCCTGGAATTGGAAAAACCTCAATTGCTAGCGCCATTGCCGGAACAACACAATATGCCTTTCGTACCTTTAATGCTACAACCGACAGCAAAAAACGCCTCCAAGAAATCGCTGAAGAAGCCAAATTTTCAGGAGGCTTGGTACTCCTACTAGATGAAATACATCGCTTAGATAAAACCAAACAAGACTTCCTCTTACCCCTCTTAGAAAATGGCAATATTATCATGATAGGGGCCACCACAGAAAACCCCTTTTTCTCAGTTACACCAGCTATCCGAAGCCGAGTCCAAATTTTTGAATTAGAACCCTTATCTAACGAGGCTATCAAAAAAGCTATCGCGACAGCCATTAAGGACAAAGAACGTGGCTATAACTTCCCCATTGAATTGGATCAGGATGCTCTTGATTTCATAGCCACAGCGACTAATGGCGACCTGAGATCTGCCTATAATTCACTAGACCTGGCCGTTATGTCGACTCAAGCAAACGAGGCCGGTCTTAGACACATCACACTTGATACCGTGGAAAACAGTCTTCAACGCAGTTATATCACTATGGATAAAAATGGAGATGGTCATTATGATGTTTTATCCGCCTTACAAAAATCCATTCGCGGTTCGGATGTCAATGCCAGTCTCCATTATGCTGCAAGATTGGTAGAAGCTGGTGATTTGCCAAGCCTTGCCAGAAGATTAACGGTCATTGCTTACGAAGATATTGGCTTAGCCAACCCTGATGCACAAATTCACACCGTTACGGCACTGGATGCCGCCCAAAAGATTGGGTTTCCGGAAGCCAGGATATTAATTGCCAACGTTGTAGTCGACTTGGCGCTTTCACCAAAATCCAATTCTGCCTACCAAGCCATGGATGCTGCAATTAGTGACCTTAAAAAATCAGGCAACTTGCCAATTCCGAGACACCTTCGCGATGGCCACTATTCCGGAAGTAAAGAACTGGGCAACGCCCAAAATTACCTCTATCCTCATGCATACCCCGAAAAATGGGTCAAACAACAATATTTGCCTGACAAATTGGTGGGACGTCATTACTTTGAGGCCAATGAAACAGGAAAATATGAACGTGCGCTAGGAGCTAACAAAGCGCGTATTGACAAGCTTTCTCAGTGA
- a CDS encoding DUF4298 domain-containing protein, producing MEKNTLPNLEEKYQHFSQIQAQFAETLENYQQNYQDFVQLRAFYGSDDWYESRQTPNDADAFSILSEDTLYNLFVEHSGLLEKMLDQSAKMYKSL from the coding sequence ATGGAAAAAAATACCCTACCAAACTTAGAAGAAAAGTATCAACACTTTTCCCAGATACAAGCACAATTTGCAGAAACCCTCGAAAACTACCAGCAAAACTATCAAGACTTTGTCCAGTTAAGAGCCTTTTACGGAAGTGACGACTGGTATGAGAGTCGACAAACCCCAAACGATGCTGACGCATTCAGCATACTTAGTGAAGATACCTTATACAATCTCTTTGTAGAACACAGTGGCCTTTTAGAAAAAATGCTTGATCAATCTGCAAAGATGTATAAATCCCTTTGA
- a CDS encoding DUF3013 family protein gives MAKFGFLSVLEEEMDKHFHYDYAMDWDKKNHAVEVTFVLEAQNKAAVETIDDQGEVSQEDIVFEDYVLFYNPEKSQFDKEDYLIAIPYEPKKGLSREFIQYFAQFLNDVATEGQGDLMDFLEDDSKIDFALDWDAEAFEKGKADLEEKEFFAYPRY, from the coding sequence ATGGCAAAATTTGGATTTTTATCAGTGTTAGAAGAAGAAATGGATAAACATTTTCATTATGATTATGCTATGGATTGGGATAAGAAAAACCATGCGGTTGAAGTGACCTTTGTTTTGGAAGCTCAAAATAAGGCTGCTGTTGAGACCATTGATGATCAGGGTGAAGTTTCTCAAGAAGATATCGTCTTTGAAGATTATGTGCTTTTCTACAATCCTGAAAAGTCACAATTTGATAAGGAAGACTACTTGATAGCCATTCCTTATGAACCCAAAAAGGGCTTGTCTCGTGAATTCATACAGTACTTTGCACAATTTCTCAACGATGTGGCGACTGAAGGGCAGGGCGATCTCATGGATTTCTTAGAAGATGACAGCAAGATTGACTTCGCTTTGGACTGGGATGCGGAAGCTTTTGAAAAAGGCAAAGCCGATTTAGAAGAAAAAGAATTCTTCGCCTATCCTCGATATTAA
- the prmA gene encoding 50S ribosomal protein L11 methyltransferase codes for MKTWQELTITVHRDAEEAVSNMLIEAGSQGVAISDSADYLGQPDRFGEIFPDVTQDDMITITGYFPESFAITEVTASLEKQVATLKSTGLETGPVSIASHELEEEDWAENWKKYYEPARITHDLTIVPSWTDYDAKPEEKVIKLDPGMAFGTGTHPTTKMSLFALEQVLRGGETVIDVGTGSGVLSIASSLLGAKEIYAYDLDDVAVRVAQENIDLNANTENIHVAAGDLLKGVTIQADVIVANILADILIHLTDDAYRLVKDEGYLIMSGIISEKWPMVRASAEKAGFFLETHMIQGEWNACVFKKTDDMSGVIGG; via the coding sequence ATGAAGACATGGCAAGAATTAACGATTACTGTGCACCGTGATGCCGAAGAAGCGGTTTCTAATATGTTGATTGAGGCGGGGAGCCAAGGGGTGGCTATCAGTGATAGTGCTGATTATTTGGGACAGCCGGATCGTTTTGGGGAAATTTTCCCAGATGTCACTCAGGATGATATGATTACGATTACTGGCTATTTTCCAGAAAGTTTTGCTATTACTGAAGTGACAGCAAGCCTTGAGAAACAAGTGGCTACCCTTAAATCAACGGGCTTAGAAACAGGTCCAGTGTCCATTGCTTCTCACGAATTGGAAGAAGAAGATTGGGCTGAAAACTGGAAAAAATATTATGAGCCAGCTCGTATTACCCATGATTTAACGATTGTGCCTTCTTGGACAGATTATGATGCAAAACCTGAAGAAAAAGTCATTAAATTGGATCCTGGAATGGCTTTTGGGACAGGGACACACCCAACCACAAAAATGAGCCTCTTTGCTTTAGAACAAGTTCTCCGTGGTGGTGAAACGGTGATTGATGTTGGAACAGGCTCTGGGGTCCTCTCCATTGCAAGTTCTCTTTTAGGTGCCAAAGAGATTTATGCCTATGATTTGGACGATGTGGCTGTGCGGGTGGCACAAGAAAACATTGACCTAAATGCCAATACAGAAAACATTCATGTGGCTGCTGGAGATCTCCTTAAAGGTGTGACTATTCAAGCAGATGTGATTGTTGCCAATATTTTGGCAGATATTTTAATTCATTTGACAGATGATGCCTATCGTTTGGTAAAAGATGAAGGCTATCTCATCATGTCAGGCATTATTTCAGAAAAATGGCCGATGGTAAGAGCCTCGGCTGAAAAAGCAGGATTTTTCCTTGAAACGCATATGATTCAAGGTGAGTGGAATGCTTGTGTTTTCAAAAAAACAGATGATATGTCAGGAGTGATTGGTGGCTGA
- a CDS encoding 16S rRNA (uracil(1498)-N(3))-methyltransferase, translated as MQQYFMNSQAQSQFQVTDRETLKHMFQVMRLSEDDHVVIVFSDHRKRLAKVLDSQNHLFEIVEELDDNVELPVQVTIASGFPKADKLDLVTQKATELGAHAIWSFPADWSVVKWDGKKLAKKAEKLEKIALGAAEQSKRNLVPEVALFERKVDFLAELSHFDKIFIAYEESAKDGEKAALAKALSSLKKGDKILFIFGPEGGISPKEIALFEGAGAIKVGLGPRIMRTETAPLYALSAVSYALELNA; from the coding sequence ATGCAACAGTATTTTATGAATAGCCAAGCGCAAAGTCAGTTTCAGGTAACAGATAGAGAGACACTTAAACACATGTTTCAAGTCATGCGACTTTCTGAGGATGATCACGTAGTCATCGTTTTTAGCGACCACAGAAAACGTTTGGCTAAGGTCTTGGACAGTCAAAACCATCTTTTTGAAATTGTGGAAGAATTAGATGATAATGTGGAATTGCCAGTCCAAGTTACCATTGCCTCTGGCTTTCCCAAGGCTGATAAATTAGACTTGGTTACTCAAAAAGCTACCGAACTTGGAGCACATGCCATTTGGTCATTTCCAGCAGACTGGTCAGTGGTCAAATGGGATGGTAAGAAGTTAGCCAAAAAGGCCGAGAAACTGGAGAAAATTGCTTTAGGCGCAGCGGAACAAAGCAAGCGGAACCTGGTTCCAGAAGTTGCCCTCTTTGAAAGGAAAGTTGATTTTTTAGCGGAGCTGTCTCACTTCGACAAAATCTTTATTGCATATGAAGAATCTGCTAAAGATGGTGAAAAAGCAGCGCTTGCCAAAGCCCTATCAAGCCTTAAAAAAGGCGATAAGATCCTCTTCATTTTTGGTCCTGAAGGGGGCATTTCACCAAAGGAGATTGCTCTTTTTGAAGGGGCGGGAGCTATTAAGGTTGGTCTAGGACCTCGGATTATGCGGACCGAAACGGCTCCTCTTTATGCTTTAAGTGCAGTCAGCTATGCTTTAGAATTGAATGCCTAG
- a CDS encoding LacI family DNA-binding transcriptional regulator codes for MVTIKDVARLAGVSPSTASRAMHDNEMISQATRDKVKKVMEELNYSPNYSAQNLVKRQSNTVGIILPVRESQEALGDNPFFMQIIQGISGICTKEGQMVSLATGQKEEDLLKNVQNMIRSGNVRKFIFLYSKTDDPVFDFMRKEKVRCVVVGQPYDQSQKQAYFVNNHNQEAGKDATNFLLDKGYQAISYVYTDMDELVQAERYMGYAEAMKIRNHQAQSLNVSLVDHEASKKQLLQHLEQRDAQAFVTSDDMLGIHLQRLLKEIGQENKAIISFNNSVLAQLANPALTSVDIFPYLLGERAASVLLKTHQAKDAIDIIPHKIIERESTPNFLI; via the coding sequence GTGGTTACCATAAAAGATGTTGCGCGATTGGCAGGTGTTTCACCGTCGACGGCTTCGCGTGCGATGCATGATAATGAAATGATTAGTCAGGCGACGAGAGATAAAGTCAAAAAAGTCATGGAAGAATTGAATTATTCTCCCAATTATTCTGCACAAAATTTGGTTAAGCGTCAGTCCAATACTGTGGGCATTATCTTACCCGTAAGAGAGAGCCAAGAAGCTTTAGGAGATAATCCTTTTTTCATGCAAATTATTCAGGGTATATCAGGAATCTGTACGAAAGAAGGACAAATGGTGTCCTTGGCAACAGGACAAAAAGAAGAAGATCTGTTAAAAAATGTTCAGAATATGATTCGAAGTGGTAATGTGCGAAAATTTATCTTTTTGTATTCCAAGACTGATGATCCCGTTTTTGACTTTATGAGAAAAGAAAAGGTTCGTTGTGTTGTTGTTGGACAACCCTATGACCAATCTCAAAAACAAGCCTATTTTGTCAACAATCATAATCAAGAGGCTGGTAAAGATGCCACGAATTTTTTACTTGATAAAGGCTATCAAGCTATCAGCTATGTCTATACAGATATGGACGAATTGGTGCAGGCAGAGCGATATATGGGCTATGCTGAAGCGATGAAAATAAGAAATCACCAAGCGCAGTCACTAAATGTCAGTTTAGTGGATCATGAAGCATCCAAAAAACAATTGTTGCAGCATTTAGAGCAAAGAGATGCTCAAGCATTTGTCACTAGTGATGATATGCTAGGCATTCATTTGCAACGTCTTTTAAAAGAGATTGGTCAGGAAAACAAGGCAATCATCAGCTTTAACAATTCCGTCTTAGCACAACTCGCCAACCCTGCTTTAACATCGGTTGATATTTTTCCATATTTACTGGGAGAAAGAGCAGCTAGTGTTCTTTTAAAGACGCACCAGGCCAAAGACGCCATTGACATTATCCCTCATAAAATTATTGAAAGAGAATCAACGCCCAACTTCCTAATCTGA
- a CDS encoding PTS transporter subunit IIBC encodes MKASFKQFFSFEFWQKFGKCLMVVIAVMPAAGLMVSIGNSIPMINPDSAVLTTIGHVTAEIGWAVIGNLHLLFALAIGGSWAKERAGGAFASGLAFVLINRITGAIYGINATMLADPDAKIKSFLGTEMVVKNYFTSVLESPALNTGVFVGIIAGFVGATAYNKYYNYRKLPEVLTFFNGKRFVPFVVILRSTVVALLLALIWPVIQSGINGFGMWIASSQDTAPILAPFLYGTLERLLLPFGLHHMLTIPMNYTALGGTYEVMTGAGAGTKVFGQDPLWLAWVTDLVGLKGAGKTEAYHHLMATVTPARFKVGQMIGATGTLMGIALAMYRNVDADKKGKYKMMFISAAAAVFLTGVTEPLEYMFMFAAMPLYVVYALVQGASFAMADLVHLRVHSFGNIELLTRTPMAIKAGLGMDIVNFVWVSLLFAAIMYVIADFMIKKMNLATAGRLGNYDADMLDDAAPAETGKVADGNSQTVQIINLLGGRENISDVDACMTRLRVTVKDANQVGSEDLWKKAGAMGLIVKGNGVQAVYGPKADILKSDIQDLLDSGASIPVSDFNKSEKVVARSVFKGIKEDILSVADGRVMSITEVNDQVFAGKMMGDGFAVEPDSGNIYAPVSGVLTSVFPTKHAFGILTDNGLEVLVHVGLDTVALNGVPFSLKVSEGQRVEAGDLLVVADLAAIKSADRETTIVVAFTNQNEIESVALDVRGQQAAKTKVATVTL; translated from the coding sequence ATGAAAGCATCATTCAAACAGTTTTTTTCTTTCGAATTTTGGCAAAAATTCGGAAAATGCTTAATGGTTGTTATTGCTGTTATGCCAGCTGCTGGTTTAATGGTAAGTATCGGGAATTCTATTCCAATGATTAATCCTGATTCAGCAGTTTTGACTACAATTGGCCATGTGACTGCCGAAATTGGTTGGGCTGTTATTGGGAATTTGCATTTATTATTTGCTCTAGCTATTGGTGGTAGTTGGGCTAAGGAACGCGCTGGAGGAGCCTTTGCTTCAGGATTAGCTTTTGTTTTGATTAACAGGATTACAGGAGCAATCTATGGCATTAATGCCACTATGTTAGCTGATCCAGATGCTAAAATCAAGAGTTTTTTGGGAACTGAAATGGTTGTCAAAAATTACTTTACCAGTGTTTTGGAATCTCCTGCTTTAAATACCGGTGTTTTTGTAGGGATTATTGCTGGTTTTGTTGGTGCGACAGCCTATAACAAATACTATAATTATAGAAAATTACCTGAAGTACTCACTTTCTTTAACGGGAAACGTTTTGTACCTTTTGTGGTTATTTTACGCTCAACAGTGGTTGCGCTTCTTTTAGCACTTATTTGGCCAGTTATCCAATCTGGTATTAATGGCTTTGGGATGTGGATTGCTTCTTCACAAGATACGGCCCCTATTTTAGCACCTTTCTTATATGGTACATTAGAACGTCTTCTCTTACCTTTTGGTTTACATCATATGTTGACCATTCCAATGAACTATACAGCACTTGGTGGAACTTATGAAGTTATGACTGGGGCTGGTGCAGGTACAAAAGTATTTGGTCAAGATCCACTTTGGTTAGCTTGGGTTACCGACTTAGTTGGCCTTAAGGGTGCAGGTAAAACAGAAGCTTACCATCACCTAATGGCAACCGTGACTCCAGCTCGTTTTAAAGTTGGTCAAATGATTGGTGCAACAGGTACATTGATGGGAATTGCACTTGCTATGTACCGTAATGTCGATGCTGACAAAAAAGGCAAGTACAAAATGATGTTTATTTCCGCGGCTGCTGCTGTATTCTTAACAGGGGTAACGGAACCTCTTGAGTACATGTTTATGTTTGCAGCTATGCCACTTTATGTGGTTTACGCACTTGTTCAAGGAGCTTCATTTGCCATGGCTGACCTTGTTCATCTCCGCGTTCATTCCTTTGGGAATATTGAGCTGTTAACACGTACACCTATGGCCATTAAGGCTGGCCTTGGCATGGATATAGTCAACTTTGTTTGGGTATCTCTTCTATTTGCTGCTATCATGTATGTCATTGCAGACTTCATGATTAAGAAAATGAACCTTGCCACTGCTGGTCGACTTGGAAACTATGATGCCGATATGCTTGACGATGCTGCTCCTGCAGAAACAGGGAAAGTGGCAGATGGCAACTCTCAAACAGTTCAAATCATTAACTTACTTGGTGGCCGTGAAAACATTTCAGATGTTGATGCTTGTATGACGCGTCTACGTGTAACTGTAAAAGATGCTAACCAAGTGGGTTCAGAAGACTTATGGAAAAAAGCTGGCGCTATGGGACTTATTGTAAAAGGTAATGGTGTACAAGCTGTCTATGGTCCAAAAGCTGATATCTTAAAATCAGATATTCAAGACTTGTTGGATTCTGGAGCAAGCATTCCCGTGTCGGATTTTAATAAGTCAGAAAAAGTTGTGGCAAGATCAGTATTTAAAGGGATTAAAGAAGACATACTTTCGGTAGCTGACGGTCGGGTGATGTCAATTACAGAGGTTAATGATCAAGTTTTTGCTGGTAAAATGATGGGAGACGGCTTTGCTGTTGAGCCGGATTCAGGAAATATTTATGCTCCTGTATCTGGTGTGCTAACTAGTGTTTTCCCTACCAAACACGCTTTCGGGATTTTAACTGATAATGGGCTAGAAGTCTTAGTACATGTGGGACTAGATACTGTTGCCTTAAATGGCGTACCATTCTCCCTTAAAGTATCCGAAGGCCAACGTGTTGAAGCAGGGGATTTGTTAGTTGTTGCTGACTTAGCAGCCATTAAATCAGCTGATCGTGAAACCACGATTGTCGTCGCTTTCACAAACCAAAACGAGATTGAATCAGTGGCACTTGATGTGAGAGGTCAACAAGCAGCTAAGACAAAAGTCGCAACAGTGACACTATAA